The sequence ATCCTCGATCGCCGTATCCGCCTGTCGGAGCTCCCCTCGCATATTCGAGACGTAAACGCTGGCCTAAGCCTCAGCTATGGAAAGACCATCGTAGAGACTCGTCCGCTATAGAACGAAGGTTTTTGAAAGATGATGGGTTTCTCTGCGACATCAAAGGACGATCCCGCAGGCTTGATCAGCGGCAATACTCAGCTAATCGTCGCACCAGCCCTTCTCGCCGCCCCTGTCCTTACATTAGGCGTTGCGGCGCGCGCCTGCTCTCGCGCGGGCGCCGACGTGCTGCATATAGACGTCATGGATGGCAGGTTCACACCTTCCGTGACATTCGGCGCTTCACTCATCAAGGCCCTTAAGCAAGAGCGCGAGACTTCCATTCCACTGGACGTGCATTTGCTCATCGAAGACGTTGATCGCTATTTTGAAACCTATCTTGCCGCGGGAGCAGATATTCTTACTATACACCTAGAAGCCAGCCGGAACCCTTATAGGACGCTGGAAGGAATCCGCGCGGCGCGATGCCGGACGGGGCTCGCTATTCTTCCAGCAACTCCTGTTTCTGCTATTCAGGAGTTGCTGCCACTTATCGACCTGCTCTTGATAATGACGGTCCACCCCGGAGAAAGTCGCTTCCTGAGTTCTGTCGTCGCGAAGATCGAACGTCTTAGGCTCTTGGCGAACCAGACGGGACGCGCATTCAGAATTGGCGTCGACGGCGGAGTTAGGCCCGATACTCTTCCCTCGATGGTAGCCGCGGGCGCCGATTGGATCGTCGCAGGTTCGGCCATCTTTAATGACAGAGAAGATATTTCGGCAACCATCGGCGGCCTCCGAGATCTCGCGATCAGAACAGCACAATGACCCTCCGCTTCTCACTAGATGGCCACTTGGCCAGTCCGATCGTAGTATTCGATCTCGGCGGTACTTGGTTCAGGAGTGCTATCGCAGAACCCTGTGGTCGAATCTCCAATATTCGATCCAGGACGGCGATAAGCTGCGCATCCGAGCCAGCGAGAACCGTTGCCCTCTTGCAAGCTGATCTCGTTGAGTACGTGATCAATGATGTTGCCGCTCGACGAAGCAGCCGTGGCGATCTAGGCAACCAGGTCGCAATTGCGCTTGGAGCGGCACTGGATCAGAGGACGGGCGTCGTTTGGAATTCCGGGCCATTATGGGGTGCGTCGAGTGAGCCCTTTGATCTTCCTGCTGCGTTGCGGCGCAAAGTCCCGGGTATCGAGTGGAATGTGGTCAATGACGTAACCGCCGCGTTGGTTGCTCAGCTTCGGCGGGCCAATACCATCTCCAATGGAACAACCGTATTCGTGACGATTTCGACCGGCATTGCCGCGCGATCGTGGTCGACCGCTCTTGGGGGCATTCCTGTCGATGGCCTTGTCGGATTGCAAGGCGAGATTGGGCACGTGCCGGTCAGCTGCGTCTTCCGCGAAACGATCATTCATAACCGCTGCGGATGTGGGGGAGCCGATCATTTGAATGCGTTCTCGTCAGGAAGAGGAATCAATGCGCTGCTCAGAACTCTCAGCCAAGCCTATCCAGATGTCGCCGCGATGTTGGGCAATGCTATCGACCCGCAACCGACACGTGCCTTCGCCATGGCCCTACGCCGGCAGTGTCCCGTGGCTAGGGAAATTCTAACCATGGTAGTCGATCCACTTGCGAGGGTTCTATTAACAGCCCTCGCTATGGACCCGACAATCTCCAGGGTCTTTCTTGGCGGGGGAGTTGTCGATGGAATTGGACGCTCCCGCTATCTTGCAGCGTTGACCGCACAGCTCAAGGCTTACGGGGCTTATCAGAAAACAGAGCATTGTCCACGTTTCTTCGAACTGCTGTTGCAGGCAGTCGACGCTCGCGATCTCGGTCTCGCTGGTGCGGCTTATGCCATGCAAACGGCACTCAATAGGATTGGGAATGTTATTGCGATGGGCCATCACGCGCCGACCTGACCAGGACGTCGGAATGCTCTGCGAAAAGCAACAAGCGCTACCCAACGCCGGCGTTCGCGTAACTCCGCGTTGGTGCGGAATCTGTGGAACTGACTTAGATATAATCAGACGCGACAGACCCGACAGTCCGTCGGTTTTAGGGCACGAGGCGGTGGTCCGTGTTGTTGAGAAGAGCTCAGGTTCGAACTGGAGCGGTTCTCTATTTGGCTGGGCGGCGGTTAACCCTGTCTCCGCCAGCAGCCAAAACGACATTCTCGGGCATTCGGTCCCCGGCATATGGTCCAGCTCGCGCGTTGTCACCCCGGACGAAATAGAGGCCGATCATCTGGTCGAATGGCGTGACGCTCCAGACCATCCTGCTGCTGCGTTGGTGGAGCCCTTGGCGACCGTTGTCTATGCCGACGAACTCGTTTCGAGCTGCATTTCCGAGGCATCGTCGGTCGCGGTCGCCGGCTCTGGATCGTTCGCCGCCCTCGCGGCCCTATATTTTTTCTGCAGAGGCGTACGATGCACCATTGCCGGATCGGATAACCGTCGACTTGAAGAACTCGGTCGCACACTCAACATTCCCGGCCTTCGGCTTAGCCAGAGGCAAATGCTGGCGCCCTCTTCGGGTTTCGATGCGGTATTTGTTGCGGTGCACAGATCAACTAGTCAAGCTGCAATCGATTTCGCATTTACCCAAGTGCGGAGCGGGGGAGTGATTGACCTGGTCGGAGCGCCCGACGGCCGTTATCGCCATCTGAAAGACATCCGCTATTCGAACGTACGTGGGCTACCGTGTGCTGGCGTCAGCCGACGTATTAGAGGTCCCCGCGGCATGGCTCTTCTCACCGGCCATCGCGGGACCGCCGAAAGGCATTTCTGCGTGGCAATGTCTCTAATCCAGACCGACCCCGAGTTTTGGCGGCGCGCCATCACGCATATCGTCCCATTTCAAGAAGCGCCCGATGTGATTAGAGCGGTTGCAAGAGAGCGCTCAACCCGAATCCATAACATTGGAGTCGGAAAAGTCGTGATCGATATGGCTGCATGATCTCGCTCAAGGCAACGAAGCTGTCGTTGCGGAGGAAACCAAAAGCTATCCATGAAAACTACTTACTTCTTGAGCATGCATATTGGCGAGGCAGCACTACGGAGCTGGGTTCACTCGCTCGACCTAACCACTGGTCCCGAACTCGATCCGGAGCGGTATCTGAACATTTATCGGCGCGTTGGCGCACCTTGGGGTTGGCGATCGCGTCTCTCATGGACAACCGACGAGATTGCTACTCTGTTGACGCGTGACGATCGAGAAGTTTGCGTGCTTCATGAGGCAACGTCAGATATCGGCTTTTACGAAATAGATTTAGGAGCCGAACGCGAAGCAGAAATACTCTATTTCGGCCTCATTCCAACCGCTGTCGGACGGGGATATGGTTTCGTTCTGATGGATGATGCGATCCATCGTGCTTACGCACGGGGCGTAAGGCTTCTCAGGATCAAGACCAGCACCACCGATCACCCCAATGCGCTACGACTTTACCATAAGGTAGGTTTTCGCCTCTGCTATAGCGTCACCGTCGACTGATGCTCTCAGTATGCGCAGCGGTTCTCGGACTCGCTACCTCGGTCGAAGACGATGGCATACCTCATTCAATTGCGGTCACGCCGGCTGGCTTCAGACGCTGCGTGCTGGGAGCGTCGGACGGGGGCGCAAATGAGATCTTGACTGGCGCCTGCTTTCCCTAACCCTCGAAACAGCCAAGCACAGTCATTTAACCTTTAACCGGCGTGCGGGCCTCATCAATTTGGATCACCTGACCCATGGCATTCCCATCGTTCATTCAAAGCTCCTTCATTCTAGAAGAAGCCGTCAATCCTGAAAGTGCGAAAGACTCTGTACGTTATCGTGCGTCTTGGGACATTGCTATGCAAAAGCGGCCGCTCGATCCGGATGTTACCGACACGGCGCCGGCGGATTCGATCCTGACTCCTTGAACACGCCGTCACTTATAAGTGACTCTGCGCCGCCGTTACTAAGAGGGAGCGGTACAGAGCACTGACCAGCCACGTGCAAGTGGGGCGTAAAGCGGGATTGGCGGAGAGGCGTCAGTGCCCGCGCTCTCAGTCATCCACTAGGATTGGTAGTTAACCGTAAACGGTCGGCAAATTCCTACAGACCTACGTTATCCCGCAGTTGGGGCGACGGCGTGGCGTCGGCTGCGATAGAGCGAAGAACGCCGCCGCTCAATAGCGAGAATCGGGTAATCCGCACTGCCTCCTCACGTGCGTCAACGCGCAGCGGCTTGCCCGAATGCATCGTGTGCGACATTGCCACCAGTTCACACTCAAGAAAGTCTGTCTTCAGCGCGGCGCCCGTGCAGAGAATGCCATCAGGATTGATCAGCAGTCCTCTATGCAGCAAGTATTTTTTCTCTGCTCTACGCCTGGCTCCTACGACGGCTGAATACTTGTTGAACTGACTCGTTTCCTGCCTTCTCTACTCATCCCCGTCGTCGATCGCATTTTGCGATTGACGCTCGACGGGGGCGGTCGTGGCGGTCACTTCAATCCACTCGGAAGCCTTCTCGCGTGGCGCGCGCATGCTGCGCACTGCGCTTGGCCCGGCGATCGCGACGTTCCTCGAAGACC is a genomic window of Bradyrhizobium sp. CB1717 containing:
- a CDS encoding ribulose-phosphate 3-epimerase; amino-acid sequence: MMGFSATSKDDPAGLISGNTQLIVAPALLAAPVLTLGVAARACSRAGADVLHIDVMDGRFTPSVTFGASLIKALKQERETSIPLDVHLLIEDVDRYFETYLAAGADILTIHLEASRNPYRTLEGIRAARCRTGLAILPATPVSAIQELLPLIDLLLIMTVHPGESRFLSSVVAKIERLRLLANQTGRAFRIGVDGGVRPDTLPSMVAAGADWIVAGSAIFNDREDISATIGGLRDLAIRTAQ
- a CDS encoding ROK family protein gives rise to the protein MTLRFSLDGHLASPIVVFDLGGTWFRSAIAEPCGRISNIRSRTAISCASEPARTVALLQADLVEYVINDVAARRSSRGDLGNQVAIALGAALDQRTGVVWNSGPLWGASSEPFDLPAALRRKVPGIEWNVVNDVTAALVAQLRRANTISNGTTVFVTISTGIAARSWSTALGGIPVDGLVGLQGEIGHVPVSCVFRETIIHNRCGCGGADHLNAFSSGRGINALLRTLSQAYPDVAAMLGNAIDPQPTRAFAMALRRQCPVAREILTMVVDPLARVLLTALAMDPTISRVFLGGGVVDGIGRSRYLAALTAQLKAYGAYQKTEHCPRFFELLLQAVDARDLGLAGAAYAMQTALNRIGNVIAMGHHAPT
- a CDS encoding GNAT family N-acetyltransferase, with translation MKTTYFLSMHIGEAALRSWVHSLDLTTGPELDPERYLNIYRRVGAPWGWRSRLSWTTDEIATLLTRDDREVCVLHEATSDIGFYEIDLGAEREAEILYFGLIPTAVGRGYGFVLMDDAIHRAYARGVRLLRIKTSTTDHPNALRLYHKVGFRLCYSVTVD